TCTTGAATTTGGGATATCCAGATTTAAGTTTAAAGAAGCGTTGAAAGGCTAAATCAACTCGTTTAACAGTATCTTGTAATGCGTGGCTACCAAGTTCCTTATAATCTGTCCAGAATTCTTTGAATTCGGGTAAACAATTCTGTTGGTCAACATAACTGACCGACTTATTGAATCGCTTATAAGATGTTTTCCGATGTTCCACGCAAGCGTTGTATAAAGCACAATGTAGCTTTCTCCAATAGTGCATTTTATTGGCTTGCGTTTGAGTTGGATAAAGTCGGAAAGTTACTCGTTTAGTAGCCATAACATATCGACCTTCTGTTATATTTATGGTTACTTATTATATAATACATTACTCTTTTTAGGGGCGCACCAATTGAGATTCTCAAAAAATACATCCAAAACCAAGCAAGTCCCTAGAAATCGCTATCCTTCCCCACCCCGCTTCGCGCTTGGGTGGGGACTGCCGCTCAAATCGTTCATTACAATTAAAGCGTTTTGTCAACACGGATGATTTACTTGTCCCATCCCATAAACCTATTTGATCCTTGCTCAACCATTTCTTTAATTTCTACAAGATTAGCGATCGCAATTTAACAAAACCTTAACTTAAAATCTGGTTAAATGCTGAATGGCTTAACTTGTTAAACCTTAATTGAATTCATCTTAGGATTATTGTTAAGTTATTATAATCATTTTTCTCAAATCCTTTTGTTTTTTAAAAGATTGTCAGGGAATCTTGATATTTTATTGAAAATATTTCTCAAATAGTTGACGACAGCATGGGGGTTCTGGTAAATTTAGAAAATACCGCTCAAGGGGTTATTCTGTCTATTTGCTAAAATAAAGGCTATAAGTCCTATTCTTTCGTAAAATATCTGGATTTCCTGACTCAATTTCTGCCTTACGAGCTATCAATTTTGGGGATAAATCCTTCAGCGACTAAGAGGGGAATTGACAAAATTACCAATTTATGCAATTAGACAGGAAGGGAAGAGGTGATTTTAAAATAACTGGGTGTTTCCGTCTCTAACTCTAATTAAGTCTGACTTAATCTAAACTAATTTGAGAACCCCAAATATTTTGAGGAAGAAATGCTCGATCTAAGGGAATAGAAGCAACGGGTTCTGTGAGGGTAAAGGTTCCTGATTCAATCCATTTTTTTAACTCTTGGGCAATTTCACGAGAACGAGAAATACTGGCTACAGGTGCAGTTCTGACCATTTTTCCATCAATAGAAATTTTGCCTTTTTTCAGTTGACTATAGGAAACTAAACCAAAGGTGGGACGAACCCGTCGAGGAATGGCAAAATCCACGACGGGTGCAACAATATCTTGATCAGAAACTGCACAACGAGCAATCACATCTGCATTCAAAACGGGTAAAGGTATCCCCACCCCCAACATTAATGAAGGGCCATAATTTTTAAAATAGCAACCTCTGACCCAATAAGGATTCATTTGTTTTGCATCTCCAATTAACGCTAACGTTGCAGCCGGGCCGATGGGGGTGCGATTGTCTAGGCGTTTTTGTAGGGGAAAATGTTGAGTTCCTTCCCAAGTAATATAGCCAATTCCGCCTCCTAAAAAAATCCGAGTCCCAATTCCAATCACTTGTAAATCAGGATCATTAATTAAGGGAGAAATTGCACCCGGATTAGAATAAACCGCATTTCCTAAATAGGGTTGCAGGGGGCCTAAATAAGTATAAAGCGGGCGATCGCCACCATTAACTCCAACAATAAAATTTTGATAGAGATTGCGAGGATTGAATAAATAAAATTGGTTAATCGTATCACGGGTAATTGTGGTTTCAAAAGAACTTCGGGGATAACAATCAGAAACCACTCCTGATGCTTTGAGATGCACTGATTTTCCTGCAATTAAATCTTCAATCACATGACCCCCCCCTTGTTCATTTCCCTCTTCCCCATCTTCCATCATTTGACTCGCGCCCAGATATAAATCAACGGAACCAAAGCCACTATAGGCAAGAACCCCATTTAACCAACAGGTTTTAATATTAATCGGGGGATCGGTATGACCTAAATTAATCACCGCGCCAGAGGCTTCCATCGGTTCAAAAGTTCCTGTGGTAATCACATCAACTTCTTGAGCAATTTGGGGAATAGTATCGGGGGTGACTTTAGCTTTGAGTTCCTCCACTGTCCAAACAACAGCACGCTTCTGAAGAATTTTATCGTTAATTTCAGCAATAGTTTTCATTAAATTTTGACACCCCTTTAATTCTATTGTTTATGTTTCGTCGTTTTCAATTGTCGGAAATTATTGTTTCCAGTGATCCAGAATATCTCGAATTAGGATTTCTTGCACTA
This DNA window, taken from Planktothrix sp. FACHB-1365, encodes the following:
- a CDS encoding homocysteine biosynthesis protein, whose protein sequence is MKTIAEINDKILQKRAVVWTVEELKAKVTPDTIPQIAQEVDVITTGTFEPMEASGAVINLGHTDPPINIKTCWLNGVLAYSGFGSVDLYLGASQMMEDGEEGNEQGGGHVIEDLIAGKSVHLKASGVVSDCYPRSSFETTITRDTINQFYLFNPRNLYQNFIVGVNGGDRPLYTYLGPLQPYLGNAVYSNPGAISPLINDPDLQVIGIGTRIFLGGGIGYITWEGTQHFPLQKRLDNRTPIGPAATLALIGDAKQMNPYWVRGCYFKNYGPSLMLGVGIPLPVLNADVIARCAVSDQDIVAPVVDFAIPRRVRPTFGLVSYSQLKKGKISIDGKMVRTAPVASISRSREIAQELKKWIESGTFTLTEPVASIPLDRAFLPQNIWGSQISLD
- a CDS encoding helix-turn-helix domain-containing protein, with protein sequence MATKRVTFRLYPTQTQANKMHYWRKLHCALYNACVEHRKTSYKRFNKSVSYVDQQNCLPEFKEFWTDYKELGSHALQDTVKRVDLAFQRFFKLKSGYPKFK